From the genome of Tsukamurella pulmonis:
GACGGGCACCTGCACCGCGTACTTCGCGGCGACGGCCTTGATCATGTCGGGCGTGACGGCCTCGGCGAGCGTGAGCTCCGAGGCCACGGCGAGCGCGTGGTCCACCTCGTCGATGACGAGTGCGTGGTAGGCGGTGTCGCGCAGTTGCTTGCGCGCGAACGCGATCTGCGCCTCCAGGAGGCGGGTGGCGAGGTCGTCGATCATGGTGTCAGCAGGACCTTTCCGACGGATTCGGGCGAGTTCACCAGCTCGTGGGCGGCCTCGGCCTCGGCGAGGGGGAGCCGCGCGGAGACGACGGGGCGCAGCGCACCGTCGGCGAACAGGGGCCAGACCTGCGCGCGCACCGCGGCCACCACCTCGGCCTTGCTGTGCGGTCCGGTGGCGGGCCGACCGCGCAGGTTCGTGGCGCTGACTCGGCCCCGTTTGGCCAGCAGCGCAGCGATGTTCAGTGTTCCCTCGACTCCGCCCTGCAGGCCGATGATCACGAGTCGTCCCTGCGGTGCGAGCGCCCGGACGTTGCGCGGCAGGTACTTGGCGCCCATGATGTCGAGGATCACGTCGGCGCGGTCCTGCATGACCTCGGCGAAATCCTCGGTGTGGTAATCGATCACGATGTCGGCGCCCAGTTCACGGCAGCGCTGCGCCTTGTACTCCGACCCGACGGTGACGGCGACGGTCGCGCCGAGCGCCTTGGCGAGTTGGATGGCGTGCGTACCGATTCCGCTGCCGCCGCCGTGGAGCAGGACCGTCTCGCCGGCGCGTAGTCCCGCCTCGGTGACGAGGTTGGAGTGCACGGTGCAGGCGACCTCGGGCAGCGCCGCGGCGTCGACGAGGGAGACGCCGGCGGGGACGGGCAGGCACTGCGCGGCGGGTGCGAGTGCGTACTGCGCGTAGCCGCCGCCGGACAGCAGCGCACACACCTCGTCGCCGATCGCCGGGCCCTCCACGTCCGGTCCCACCGCGTCGACGGTGCCGGAGACCTCCAGGCCGAGGATCGGGCTGGCGCCGGGCGGCGGTGGGTAGAGACCCCTGCGCTGCATCAGATCGGCGCGATTGACGGCCGTCGCCGCGACGGCGATCCGCACCTCCCCGGGACCGGGCTCGGGTATCGGGAGGTCGATGAGCTGCAGGTTCTGCGTGGTCTCGTCCACTCCGATCGCCCTCATGGTTCATGGGTAGCACACCGGGTGCGGGTGTCGCGCGTGCCGTGGCGTCGGTCCCGACTTCGCGAGAACGTGGTGGCGGGCCGTGCGATGTGTTAGAAGTGAATGAACATTCTGTCACTTCAAGCGTGGCGCTGCGGTCGGGAGGCCGTGACGGCCGCAGCCGCACCCATGAGGAGTCCCCGTCATGACCGAAGCCGTCATCGTCGACATCGTCCGCACCCCGTCGGGGAAGGGGAAGCCGGGCGGCGCCCTGCACCCCGTGCATCCCGTGGATCTGTTCGCCGGTGTCATCGCGGCCCTGATCGAGCGGAACGACCTCGATCCCGCGCTCGTCGAGGATGTGATCGGCGGGTGCGTGCAGCAGGTGGGGGACCAGGCGCTCAACATCGCACGCGTCTCCGCCCTCGCCGCCGGGCTGCCCGTCGAGACGCCCGGCACCACGATCGACCGGCAGTGCGGATCCTCGCAACAGGCCGCGCATTTCGCGGCGCAGGGCGTGATCGCCGGTGCCTACGACGTGGTGATCGCCGGCGGCGTCGAGTCGATGAGCCGCGTTCCCATGGGGACCAGCTCCGCCGGCGGCGCTCCGTTCGCTCCGCTGGCCGCGCGGTTCCCGCGCCTGCCGCACCAGGGGATCGGGGCCGAATTGCTCGCCGCCCGAGGCAAGTTCGATCGCGAGGCACTCGACGTGTTCGCCGCCGAATCGCACCGACGTGCGGCGGCCACCCAGGCCACCGGCGGCTTCGATCGGGAGATCGTTCCTGTCGTGCTGCCCGGCGGCGGAACGCACACCGTCGACGAGACCGTCCGAGCGTCGACCACCGCGGAGGGGCTGGGCGGGCTGAAGCCGGCCTTCGCCGACCCGCGGTTCGCCGAGCAGTATCCCGAGATCGACTGGTCGATCACGCCGGGCAACTCGTCGCCGCTCACCGACGGTGCCTCCGCCGCGCTCATCATGAGCGCCGCGAAGGCGGAGGCGCTGGGCCTGACCCCGCGGGCGCGGTTCCACGCGTTCTCGGTGGTCGGGTCGGACCCGGAGGTCATGCTCAGCGGCCCGATCCCCGCGACGCACAAGGTGCTCGACCGCGCCGGCCTGCGGGCCGACGACATCGACGCCTTCGAGGTGAACGAGGCCTTCGCCTCGGTGCCGATGGCCTGGGCCGCCGAGTTCGACATCGATCCCGCCCGCCTGAACCCGCGCGGCGGCGCCATCGCCCTGGGGCACCCGCTCGGCGCGTCCGGCACTCGCCTGCTCGCGACGCTGGTCAACCACCTCGAGCAGACCGGCGGGCGCTACGGCCTGCAGACGATGTGTGAGGGCAACGGCATGGCCAACGGAACGATCATCGAACGTCTCTGAACAGTGGTTCTGCGGTGGGTCCGGTATCGTACGGCGCTAGGGAAGCGTGGCAGAGCGGCCGAATGCACTCGCCTTGAAAGCGAGCGTGGGTGAAACCACCGGGGGTTCAAATCCCTCCGCTTCCGCAGTTAAGGGGGGCGCGTACGCGTGTGCCGAATGCGGCGAGGGTCAGGTTGATCGGGGGGCTTGGGTTCGGCTGGGGTCATGGCCCACTGACTACAACCGCTCTGAGCTGCATAGACCAGAGCGCTACGACCTGTAGCGCATCAAATCAGAGCGTATCGGCTAAGTTGGGTGTCGATTCTCTAAACTAGAGAATTGCTTTCTGCGACTAGTCGAGCGTCGTGGAGTCCGACCAAGGGGAGGCACCTGCTGTGGAACCTAAGGGCACTGTGCTGGTCGATAAGGTGTCG
Proteins encoded in this window:
- a CDS encoding NAD(P)H-quinone oxidoreductase produces the protein MRAIGVDETTQNLQLIDLPIPEPGPGEVRIAVAATAVNRADLMQRRGLYPPPPGASPILGLEVSGTVDAVGPDVEGPAIGDEVCALLSGGGYAQYALAPAAQCLPVPAGVSLVDAAALPEVACTVHSNLVTEAGLRAGETVLLHGGGSGIGTHAIQLAKALGATVAVTVGSEYKAQRCRELGADIVIDYHTEDFAEVMQDRADVILDIMGAKYLPRNVRALAPQGRLVIIGLQGGVEGTLNIAALLAKRGRVSATNLRGRPATGPHSKAEVVAAVRAQVWPLFADGALRPVVSARLPLAEAEAAHELVNSPESVGKVLLTP
- a CDS encoding thiolase family protein; translated protein: MTEAVIVDIVRTPSGKGKPGGALHPVHPVDLFAGVIAALIERNDLDPALVEDVIGGCVQQVGDQALNIARVSALAAGLPVETPGTTIDRQCGSSQQAAHFAAQGVIAGAYDVVIAGGVESMSRVPMGTSSAGGAPFAPLAARFPRLPHQGIGAELLAARGKFDREALDVFAAESHRRAAATQATGGFDREIVPVVLPGGGTHTVDETVRASTTAEGLGGLKPAFADPRFAEQYPEIDWSITPGNSSPLTDGASAALIMSAAKAEALGLTPRARFHAFSVVGSDPEVMLSGPIPATHKVLDRAGLRADDIDAFEVNEAFASVPMAWAAEFDIDPARLNPRGGAIALGHPLGASGTRLLATLVNHLEQTGGRYGLQTMCEGNGMANGTIIERL